From Odontesthes bonariensis isolate fOdoBon6 chromosome 21, fOdoBon6.hap1, whole genome shotgun sequence, a single genomic window includes:
- the cdc42ep4a gene encoding cdc42 effector protein 4a: MPILKQLVSSSSQSKRRSHMDLTTEMISAPLGDFRHTMHVGRSGDAFGDTSFLSTRSGEPSPETTSFPRSPRPGLLSRTFRSSKRSQSVTRVDQQKDSLLLTGGSTAFVKNAMSLPFLNDEDREDSMVAKSLSSSPFKQHEELDGRGAAAATHFLELEERNFGELTELPESSVHYGGGMKHAESVMSFHVDLGPSMLDDILDVMEKEDDDLGYEEGKSSEGRASPPVSNHGEEEDGGEREKDEDRIEQMDADEEAAELHQQASIYPTSSIDLRPKDGGPYTPEYTPEIRPKHLQHLDSCSMSSSGSAALDDKASSLNYAYAGDTDSATFSAPPEEESNFSSFLEDEDDEIRL, encoded by the coding sequence ATGCCTATCTTAAAACAACTAGTGTCATCCTCTTCCCAGTCAAAACGTCGCTCTCATATGGATTTGACGACGGAGATGATCAGTGCCCCTTTAGGTGACTTTCGCCATACGATGCATGTAGGTCGCAGTGGCGATGCTTTTGGAGACACGTCCTTCCTCAGTACACGCTCAGGGGAGCCTTCCCCCGAAACCACATCCTTCCCCCGCTCCCCTCGGCCTGGCCTTCTATCACGCACTTTTAGGAGCAGCAAGCGCTCCCAGTCAGTGACCAGAGTAGACCAACAGAAAGACAGCCTGCTGCTCACTGGAGGCTCTACCGCCTTTGTTAAAAACGCCATGTCTCTTCCTTTTCTCAACGATGAAGACAGAGAAGACAGCATGGTGGCAAAGAGTTTGTCTTCAAGTCCATTTAAGCAGCATGAGGAGCTGGATGGGAGAGGTGCAGCTGCAGCCACACACTTCCTCGAGCTGGAAGAGCGAAACTTTGGTGAACTGACTGAGCTGCCAGAGAGCTCTGTTCATTACGGAGGTGGAATGAAGCATGCAGAGTCGGTGATGTCATTCCACGTTGACCTGGGACCCTCCATGCTGGATGACATCCTGGATGTGATGGAAAAGGAGGATGATGATCTTGGCTATGAGGAGGGCAAGAGCAGCGAGGGCCGTGCCTCACCACCCGTCAGCAACCACGGTGAGGAAGAGGATGGCGGAGAAAGGGAAAAAGATGAGGACAGGATCGAGCAGATGGATGCAGATGAAGAGGCAGCAGAGCTGCATCAGCAGGCCTCAATTTATCCGACCAGCTCTATCGATCTGAGACCGAAAGATGGAGGGCCGTACACCCCAGAGTACACTCCTGAGATACGACCCAAACACTTGCAGCACCTTGACAGCTGCTCCATGTCGAGTTCTGGCTCTGCTGCTCTGGATGATAAGGCGAGCAGCCTGAATTATGCATATGCAGGAGATACAGATAGCGCCACTTTCAGTGCACCACCAGAAGAGGAGAGCAACTTCTCTTCGTTCTTggaggatgaagatgatgagATACGCTTATGA